The genomic DNA GTCTCGCCAGGGGCTGAAATGCGCGGCGTGCCGGGCCTGCACCGCGAGGCGGACGTTCTCCTCCACGGAGAGGCCCGGGAACAGGTTGGTGATCTGGAACGAGCGGCCGATCCCGGCCCGGGTGATGGCGTGCGGCTCCAGGCCGGCGATCTCGCTTCCGTCGAGGCGGATGCTGCCGCCGCTCGGCCGGAACATCCCCGAGAGCAGGTTGAAGGCGGTCGTCTTGCCGGCGCCGTTCGGTCCGATCAGGGCGTGGAGCGTCCGGTCGGCGACCGCGAAGGACACGCCGCGCACCGCCTTCACGGGCCCGAAACTCTTCCGGATGTCGTCGGCGACCAGAACCGGGCCGTCGCCGCGCCCCTCCGCGATGAAGCGGGCCGGGACGCGGCCCGAGGCGCCGGTGCGACGGGCCGACATGGCCGCACCCTCGGACGGGACGCGCCGGAACGGCTTCATGAGGCGCGCCGCGATGCCGACCAGGCCGTCCGGCGAGAACACGATGAAGGCGACGAACAGCAGGCCGAAGTACAGAAGCCAGTCGGCGGTGTAGATCGACAGGAACTCGCGGAACAGGATGTAGAACAGCGCGCCGAGCGCCGGCCCGAGGAACGAGCGCATCCCGCCGATCACCACCATGGCGAGCAGCTCGCCCGAGAACGCGATGGAGATCGGGTCGGCCGAGGTGAAGCGGTGGCTGTAGGCGGCGAGCGCGCCCGCCAGCCCGGTGATCGTCGCCGAGATCACGAAGGCCGCGAGCTTGTAGCGGTTGGTGGCGTAGCCGAGGAAGCCGGCGCGTTGCTCGTTCTCGCGGATCGCCACCAGGACGGTGCCCATCGGCGAGCGCCGGAAGCGCCACAGGGCGATCAGCACCGCGAAGGCGATGCCGGACACCGCGGCGTAGTAGGCGCCGGGCTCCTGCAGCGCCGCCCAGCGGTGCAGGTTGCCGATGCCGTTCTCGCCGCCGGTGAGGTCGGTCCACCGGAACGCGATGGCGTAGAGCATCGCCGTGAAGGCGAGCGTCAGGAGCGAGAAGTAGACGCCGCGCCTCCGCAGGATCAGGCCGCCGGCGGCCAGGGCCGCGCATCCGGTGATCGCCAGGGCGCCGAGGAGCGGCAGCGCCATGTCGCCGGGAAAGAGCCGTGTCTGCAGGATCGCCACCGCGTAGGCGCCGATCCCGAACCACGCCCCGTGGCCGAACGAGGTGAGCCCGGTCCAGCCGACCAGGATGTTGAGTCCCAGCACCGCCAGGGCGAAGATCACCACGTCGGTGGCGGTGATCAGCGTCAGGCCGATCGCGTCGAGGGCGAAGGGCAGGACGATCAGCGCGGCGAGCGCGGCCCAGAGCTGGCGGCTCTCGCGCAGGATCAGGCCGCGCTGCGGCAGGGCGAGCGGCAGCGGCTCGGCGGTTCCGGACATGGGACGCTCTCCGCTCACTCGAACCGGGCGATGTGCTCGCCGAACAGGCCGCGCGGGCGCAGCAGCAGGACGAGCACCATGAGGGCGTAGACGGCGGCCTCGGTGGCCGGCGGGTAGGCGTAGGCGGTGAGGCCCCGGACCACGCCGACGATCAGCGCGGCGAGCACCACGCCCCAGAAGGAGCCGAGACCGCCGATCACCACCACCACGAAGGCGAAGGTCAGGATCTCGGCGCCCATGGCGGGCTGCACGCCCGTGACCGGCGCCATCATGGTCCCGGCCAGCGCCGCGAGCCCCACCGCGATCGTCACCACCGCCGTCATGTAGGGCCGGAGCGAGATGCCCAGCGCCGCGACCATGTCGGGGTTCTGCACGCCGGCCCGGACCACGCGCCCGAAGCTGGTCCGCGTGAGCAGCAGCCACAGGCCGGCGACGCAGGCGAGGGCCACCACGAGGATCGAGAGCCGGTAGCGCGAGTAGATCAGGTCGCCGATGAAGACCTGCCCGCGCAGCCACGGCGGGATCCCGAACGGCACCGGCGCCGCCCCGAAGGCCATGCGCAGCGCCTGCTCGGCCACCATGGCGAGCCCGAAGGTGAGGAGGAGGCCGAGCGTCGGATCGCCGCGGTAGAAGCGCCGCAGCAGGAACCGCTCGATCAGCAGGCCGAGCACCGCCACCGCCAGCGGCGAGGCGACGAGGGCGCCGCCGAAGCCGATGGTCGGCGTCAGCAGCACGGTCATGTAGGCGCCGATCGCGTAGAAGGCGCCGTGGGCGAGGTTCACGATCCCACCCAGGCTGAAGATCAGCGACAGGCCCAGCGCGATCAGCAGGTACTGCACGCCGATCAGCAGGCCGTTGAGCACCTGCTCCAGGATGAAGACGAGCTGCATGGCCGCCTCACGCCGGGAAGGTGCAGGCGTTCTCGTCGCGGGTGGTGGCGAGCACTTCCAGGCTCTCGCCGGGGCCGGGCAGCGGGCCGGTCGAGGTGAAGATGTCGAAAGGGTTCTTGACCTGATCGGCCGGCAGGGCGGTGATCGCGAACATCTCCTGCATCAGCTCGTGATCCCAGGGGCGGAAATAGCCCTCGCGGACCTTCGCGATGTCGAACTTGGCGCCCGATTCGAGGTGCTCCACGACCTTGATCGACTCGGTCGATTTCAGCTCGTTCATGGATTGCGCGACGATCTTCATCGCGGTGTAGTCGCCCCAGCCCTGGTTCTCCGGCGGCTTCTTGTACTTGGCCTTGAAGGCGGCGACGAACTTCTTGGCCGAGGGCGAGTCGATCTGGTGATGCCAGATCACCGGCCACGTACCGAGGAAGTTGCCCGGCCCGGCGCCCCAGGCGAGCGCCGTGTCGAAGCCGAATCCGGCGACCGGGAACGGCAGGCCGAACTCGCTGTACTGCTTGAGGAAGTTGGTGATCTGCGCGCCCGCGAGGTTGCAGATCACGAGGTCCGGCTTGGCCTGACGGAGCTTCAGCAGGAACGGCGAGAAGTCGGTCAGCTCGGTGGGGATCAGGTCCTCGCCCACGAGGGTGGCGTCGTTGGCCGCGAAGTACTTCTTCGCCTGCTTCAGGAGATCGTGGCCGAAGGCGTAGTCGGCCGTGAGCGCGTAGACCTTGCGGCCCTTGATCAGGCCCCGGTCGAGCAGCGCCCGCCCGCAGGCGCGCACCATCATGGTGTTCTGCGACTCGACGTGGAACATGAAGCGCTTGCAGTCGGAGCCGCGCAGCGCGTCCGAGTTGGCGCCGGTGTTGATGAACAGGATTTTCTCCCGCTGGGCGACCTGGCTGATCGCCAGCGCGGAGGCCGAGTTGATCTCGCCGACGAGGCAGGCCACGCGGTCGCGCTGGACCATGCGCTCGGCCTTGGCCGAGGCGGTCTGCGGATTGACGCTGTCCTCCGAGAGCAGCTCGACCTTCCGGCCCGCGATGCCGCCGGCGGCGTTGATCTCCTCCACCGCGAGCTGGGCCGCCTGCACGGCGAACTCCCCGAGCGGGCCGAGGAAGCCCGTGCGCGGCGTCAGATGGCCGATCCGGATCACCTCCGACTGTCCCTGAGAGAGCGCCGGGCTCGCGAGGGCCGGCGCGAGGAGCGCCGCGCCGCCGGCGCGCAGAAGGCTGCGGCGAGAAAGGGAATCCCCGTACCGGTCCGTCATCGTTCCGCTCCCGTGCGTGTCCTCCAGCCGGGTTGTTGCGGCGGGCTCTGACGGCCCTCACCCGAACTGTGATCACAGATCACTAGCGCGATAGTGCCGGATCCGTCTAGTGTCGGCACATGAATTCCACCCTGGCCCTCGCCGAACTGCCCCAGCTCGCGCGGCGGACCCTGTCCGATACCGTCTACGAGGCCCTGTCGGACCTCCTCGCCTCAGGGCGGCTGGCGCCGGGCGACCGGCTGTCCCTGCGCCAGAGCGCGGCGGCCCTCGGCGTCTCGGTCATGCCGGTGCGCGAGGCGGTGAGCCGGCTCGCCGCGGACGGCGTCCTGGAAGTGGCGCCGAATCGGGTGATCCGGGTACCGGTCATGGGGGCCCCGGCTTTCCGCGCCCTCGTCGAGACACGCATCGCGGTCGAGGGCATCGCTGTGGCGCGGGCCGCCGAGCGTCGGACGGCGGCCGAGCTCGCGGCGATCCGGCGCGCCGAGGCGGCCTTCCGGGCCGAGGCCGAGGCGCCGGAGCCCGACAGGGCGCGGGCCGTTCAGCTCAACCGCGACCTGCATTTCGCGATCTACGGCGCCTGCGGGCTCGGACCCCTGCAGGAGATCATCGCCCGCCTCTGGTTGAAGGCGGGTCCGGTGATCAACCTGGATTTGCGCGCCCATCCGGAACGCCTGCTCCAGGGCTTCGCGCTCCGGCGGCACGCCGAGGCCGTGGCGGCCATCGAGGCTCGGGACGGCGCGGCGGCCGCGGCCGCGATCGCGGCCGACATCCGGGAGGCCGCGGAGTTCATCTTGACCCGCGGCGGCCTGCGGGACGTTCAGGGAGAGGACTGACCATGGATCTGGGAATTGCCGGCCTGCGCGTCGTGGTGACGGCGGGCGCTGCCGGGATCGGCCGCGGGATCGTCGACGCGTTCGTGGAGGAAGGCGCGCGCGTCTTCGCCTGCGATATCGACGCTGAGGCCCTGGCCGCACTGCCCGACACCGTCGGGCGCAGCCGCACCGACGTCGCCGACCGCGACGCCGTCGCCGCGATGATGGACCAGGCGGTCGAGTTCCTCGGGGGCCTCGACGTGCTGGTCAACAATGCCGGGATCGCCGGCCCGACCGGCCGGGTCGAGGAGATCACCCCCGAGGACTGGGACCGCTGCCTCACGGTCTGCCTGACCAGCCAATTCAACTGCGCGCGGCTGGCGGTGCCGCACCTCCGCCAGAGTGCCAACGCCTCGATCGTCAACCTCTCCTCGGCCGCGGGCAAGTTCGGATTCGCCCTGCGCAGTCCGTACGCGGCCGCCAAATGGGGAGTGATCGGCTTCACCAAGTCCCTGGCGATCGAGCTCGGCGGCGCGGGGATCCGGGTGAACGCGATCCTGCCGGGTCTCGTCGCCGGGGATCGCCAGCGCCGGGTGCTCGAATCGAAGGCCCAGCAGCAGGGCACGAGCTTCGCCGACATGGAGGCGCGGGCGTTCTCGTTCGTGTCGGTGAAGGAATACGTCACGGCGCGGCAGCTCGCCGACCAGATCCTGCTGCTCTGCTCGCCGCGCGGCCGGACGATCTCGGGGCAGGCCATCTCCATCGACGGTGACACGCGGATGCTGTCCTGAAATCAATCCAGCGTCGACGGTGCTGCGGCTGATTACCCGCCGGAGTATTGCAAGATCGAGCCCGCGGCGCCGCGACCGATGTCGCGATGCCCGCAACGGCAGCGGAACACAGAAGCCGGATCGCCAGCGCCGGCCCCAGGATGCGAGGAAGCGACCATGAGCGACAAACGCCGGATCACGCCCGCCGACCTGCGCTCGAAGGCCTGGTTCGACAACCCCCACAACCCGGGCATGACCGCCCTCTACCTGGAGCGCTACCTCAATTACGGCCTGACGCCGGAGGAGCTTCGGTCGGGCAAGCCCCTGATCGGCATCGCCCAGACGGGTTCCGACCTCTCACCCTGTAACCGCCACCACATCGAGCTCGCCAAGCGGGTGCGGGAGGGGATCACGGCGGCCGGCGGCGTCGCCTTCGAGTTTCCCTGTCACCCGATCCAGGAGACGGGGAAGCGGCCGACCGCGTCGCTCGACCGCAACCTCGCCTACCTGTCCCTGGTGGAGGTTCTGTACGGCTACCCGCTCGACGGGGTCGTGCTGCTGACCGGATGCGACAAGACCATGCCGGCGTGCCTGATGGCGGCGGCGACGGTCAACATCCCGGCGATCTCGCTGAATGTCGGGCCGATGCTCAACGGCTATTTCCACAAGGAGCTGACCGGCTCGGGCACGATCGTCTGGAAGGCGCGCGAGCGGCACGCGGCGGGCGACATCGACTTCCAGCAGTTCATGGACATCGTCGGGTCGTCGGCACCCTCGACCGGCCATTGCAACACCATGGGCACCGCCTCGACGATGAACGCCCTCGCCGAGGCGCTCGGGCTCGCCCTGCCCGGCTCGGCGGCGATCCCGGCGCCGTACCGCGAGCGCGGCCAGGCCGCCTACGCCACCGGGCAGCGGATCGTCGAGATGGTCTGGGAAGACCTGAAGCCGTCCGACATCCTCACCCGCGAGGCCTTCGAGAACGCCATCGTGGCCAACGCCGCGATCGGCGGGTCGACCAACGCGCCGATCCACATCAACGCCATCGCCAAGCATATCGGCGTGCCGCTGAGCTGCGACGACTGGGAACGGGTCGGGTTCGAGATCCCGCTCTTGGTGGACATGCAGCCTGCCGGCCGCTGGCTCGGCGAGGAGTATTTCCGCGCGGGCGGCCTTCCGGCGGTCTTCGCCGAGCTGATCGAGGCCGGGAAGGTCCACGAGGGCGCCCTGACCTGCAACGGCCGGACCGTCGGCGAGAATTACCGCGGACGGCACAGCTGGAATCGCGACGTGATCCGCGCCTACGACGCGCCGCTGATGGAGCGCGCGGGCTTCCTGAACCTCAAGGGGACGTTGTTCGACTCCGCGATCATGAAGACCTGCGTGATCTCCGAGGAATTCGCAGCCCGCTACCTGCGCAATCCGAACGACCCGATGGCCTTCGAGGGCCGCGTCATGGTGTTCGACGGTCCGGAGGATTACCACACGCGGATCGACGACCCGGCGCTCGACATCGACGAGACCACCATCCTGATCATGCGCGGGGCCGGTCCGATCGGCTATCCGGGGGCCGCCGAGGTGGTGAACATGCAGCCGCCCGGCGCCCTGATCCGGCGCGGCGTCACCTCCCTGCCCTGCATCGGCGACGGCCGGCAATCCGGCACCTCCGGAACGCCCGCCATCCTGAACGCCTCACCCGAGGCGGCCGCAGGGGGCGGGCTTGCGCTGCTGCAGACCGGCGACCGCATCCGCATCGACCTCAACCGCCGGAGCGCCGACATCCTGCTGCCGGCGGAGGAACTCGCCCGCCGGCGCGCGGATCTGGCGGCGCGCGGCGGCTATCCCTACCCGGCGACTCAGACGCCCTGGCAGGAGATCTACCGCGATCAGGTCGAACAGCTCGACCAGGGCATGGTGATGAAGGGGGCGGTGAAGTTCCAGAAGGTCGCGCAGGCCTCCGGGGTCCCGCGGGACAACCACTGAGGCCGTTTCCGAATCGCGATCGGTTCGGCGGACGCGGCGCCGGACGTGCCGGGTCGCCGCGGAATTGAAAAACGCCGCGCGCCGGGCGACGATCGCGGCGTCCTTCGGGGCATGCCGCCGCGCAGGGCGCCGGCAGACCTCCCGGCGCGACGCCGCGGCCGGTTTGCTCCGCAGTGAATTTTGAATACATTTCCCGGCGGGTGGGCGCGTCCCATCCCGGGAGGGATCGATCGTGACGGAAGCGAGGGCGCATGCCCCGACGCCGCGTGCCGCGGCGCGGCTGGATGCCGGATTGCCGCGTAGGCTGGCGGAGCAGCTCCAGGGTGAGGCGCGCTTCGACGCGTTCACCCGCGGGCGCTACAGTACCGACGCGTCGATCTACCAGATCATGCCGGCCGGTGTGGTGCTGCCACGCTCCGCCGCCGACATCGCCGCGACCCTGCGCATCGCTGCCGAGCACGGCGCGCCGGTGATCCTGCGCGGCGGCGGCACCTCGCAGAACGGCCAGCCGATCGGGTCGGGGCTCGTGGTCGACTGCTCGCGGTACTTCAACGGCGTCCTGGCCTACGACGCGGAGGCCGGCACGATCACGGTCGAGCCAGGCATGGTGCTGGAGCGCCTGAACACCCGGGTGAAGGCCGACGGCTGGTTCTTCCCGGTCGAGCCTTCGACGGCGACCCGCTGCACCATCGGCGGCATGGCGGGCAACAATTCTTGCGGGGCCCGCTCCCTGCGCTACGGCAAGATGAGCGACAACGTTCTGGCGATCGAGGCGCTGCTCCACGACGGTGAGGCCTTCGGCTTCGGCCTGACCGGCAACGCTCATCCGGGCGTGAACGGATCGGATCGGGCCGCGGCGCTGGCCGCGCGGATGCGCGGCCTCGCCGAGGACCACCGCGCCGAGATCGAGGCGCGCTACCCCAAGGTTCAGCGCCGTGTCGGCGGCTACAACCTCGATGCGCTGATCGAGGCCCAGCCGAACCTCGCGCACCTGCTCGTCGGTTCCGAGGGCACGCTGGCCGCGACCACCGCGGTGACGCTGAAGCTCTCGCGCCTGCCGACGCACCGGGTGATGGGCGTGTGCCACTTCCCGTCCTTCCGGGCCGCCATGGAGACGACGCGGCACATCGTCGGCCTGGATCCGGTGGCGGTCGAGCTCGTCGACAACAACGTCCTCGTGCTCGGCGCCGACATCCCGCTGTTCCGCACGACGCTCGCCGACATCACCAAAGGCAAGCCGAACTGCCTGCTCCTGACCGAGTTCGCCGGAGACGACCTCGCGACCCTCCGGCGCGACCTGGAGCGACTCGACGCCTGCATGGCCGATCACGGCTTTCCGGACGCCGTCGTGGAGGTGGTCGAGCCCGCCCGCCAGAGATCGGTCTGGGAGGTCCGCGAGGCCTGCCTCAACATCATGATGTCGATGAAGGGGGACGCCAAGCCGGTCTCCTTCATCGAGGACTGCGCCGTCCCGCTGGAGCACCTCGCCGACTACACGGACGCGGTGACGGAGGTCTTCACCAAGAACGGCACCCGCGGCACGTGGTACGCCCACGCCTCGGTCGGTTGCCTGCATGTCCGCCCGATCCTCGACATGAAGGACGCCGGCGATGTCCGGCGGATGCGGGCGATCGCGGAGGAGACCTCCGAGCTGGTGCGTCGCTACAAGGGTTCGTATTCCGGCGAGCACGGCGACGGCATCTCGCGCTCGGAATTCGTGGAGCCGCTCTTCGGCGCGACCCTCACCCGCGCCTTCGAGACCGTGAAGGACGCGTTCGACCCGGACAACCGACTCAACCCCGGCAAGATCGTGCGGGCGCCGAAATTCGACGATCGCAGCCTGTTCCGGTTCAAGCCGGACTACACGGTCTCGGCCCCGATGAAGACCGCTCTGGACTGGTCGGACTGGGGCGGCTTCGGCTCCGCCGTCGAGATGTGCAACAACAACGGCACCTGCCGGAAGCTCGCCGGCGGCGCGATGTGCCCCTCCTACCGGGCCACCGGGGAGGAGCAGCACCTGACCCGCGGGCGGGCCAATTCGCTGCGGCTCGCCATCTCGGGCCAGCTCGGAAAGGACGCCTTCACCAGCCCGGAGATGAAGCGCACCCTCGATCTCTGCGTGTCCTGCAAGGCCTGCCGCCGCGAGTGCCCGACCGGCGTCGACATGGCCAAGATGAAGATCGAGTTCCTGCACCACTACCACGCCCGCCACGGGCTTCCCCTGCGGGAGCGCCTCATCGCGGCGATGCCGCTCTATGCCGGGGCCGCCGCGAAGCTGGCGCCGCTCCTCAATCTGCGGGACCGATACCCGGCCCTCGCCGCCCTGTCGGAGCGACTCGCCGGCCTCTCGGCCAAGCGCTCGCTGCCGCGCTGGCGCCGGCCCTGGAGCGAGCAGGGCGAGCCCGCCCACGCGCAGGACGTCGTCGGGGATTTCCGCGACGTGATCCTGTTCGGCGACACCTTCAACCGCGCCTTCGAGCGGGAGAACCTCGAGGCGGCCGAGCGCGTGCTGCGGGCCGCGGGCTACCGGCTGCACCGGATCTACCCGTCCCGCGGCCGGCGTCCCCTCTGCTGCGGCCGGACCTGGCTCTCCGCCGGCCAGACCGACCGGGCGCGCCAGGAGGCGCGCCGCACCCTCGACGCGCTGCTGCCGTTCCTCCGCGCGGGCGCCCGCGTGGTCGGCCTGGAACCGTCCTGCTTGCTCACCTTCCGGGACGAGTTCGCAGCGCTGCTGCCGGGCGCGGACTCGGCGCTGCTGGCCGAGCGGTCGTTCCTGTTCGAGGAGTTGCTGGCGACCGACCTGACGGCGGGCCGGATCGCGCTGCCGTTCGCCGACCAGGGCGGCCGCGTCGCGCATCTGCACGGGCACTGCCACCAGAAATCCTTCGGCGCGATGGGCTCGGTCGAGACGGTGCTCCGGGCGGTCCCGGGGCTCGACCTGCGGGTCATCGAATCGAGTTGCTGCGGGATGGCGGGCGCCTTCGGCTACCGGCCGGAATCGATCGAGACGTCCTTCGCGATGGCGGAGCTGTCGCTGTTCCCCGCCCTGCGCGCCGCCGGGCCCGACGATCTCGTGGTCGCCGACGGGACGAGCTGCCGCCATCAGATCCTTGACGGGCTGGGTCTCCGGGCGGAACATGTGGCTCGCGTGCTGGATCGGGCCCTCGCGCCTCGACACTCCATTGCCGGGCACCTACACATAGACCACAGGTCGCACTGACCTGACGTGTGTCGGGGGACCATGAACAAAATCGAGCCTGGGATCGGAATCAGCCGCCGCTACCTCCACGACGAGGTCGCCGAGCGCATGCGCGAGCTGATCCGGTCCGGCGAGATGGAGCCGAAGGCGCGGATCAACGAGGGCGAGCTGACCGAGCGCTTCGGGATCTCGCGGACCCCGCTCCGCGAGGCGATCAAGATCCTGGCGACGGAGGGTCTCCTCGAGCTGCTCCCGAACCGCGGGGCCCGCGTCGCCAGCATCTCGGACGGCGAGCTCGAGGAGATGATGGAGGTGATCGCCGGCCTCGAGGCGACGGCCGGCGACCTCGCCTGCCGGACGATCACCGACGCCGACATCGACGCCCTGGTGGTCGATCACGACGCGATGGTCGAGGCCTGGAAGGCCGGCGACGAGGCCGGCTACTTCAGCCACAACCGCCGGATCCACGAGGGGATCATGGCGGCGAGCCGCAACACGATCCTCGCCAACATCTACGAGAGCCTGTCGGGCCGGATCCAGCGCTCGCGCTACTCCGCCCACCAGACCCCGGAGCAGTGGGCCCGCGCGGTCTCCGAGCACGAGCGGATGATCGCGCTGCTGCGCGCCCGCGACGGTGCCGCCCTGGCCGTGCTGATGCGCGAGCACATCCGCGGGAAGAAGTCGGTGATCGCCGCCAATTACGGTGCCGCGGAGACGGCCTGAACGCCTCGGCCGCCGCGGGCGGCCGGCGTCATCGAGGAGGCGCGCGATCAGCCGGGCATCCCGGTCATCTCGAACCAGAACGACGCGCCCGGCGTGCGCGAGTCGTTCGCGTAGAGGAACGGGATGTCGGGGCCGGCGCCGCGGGCGGCGAACACCGTCCTGACCCGGGCGCTCATGGCAGGGTCCTGGCAGATGTACATCACCGGCACGGTTACCCGGAACGGCGGCGCGCCGCACAGCAGCATCGCCGCGAGCAGGTACTGCTCGTTGTACAGCCGGCAGTTCCACGCGGACGGGTAGTCGTCCGGGATGAAGATGTCGTGGATCTGCACGATCACGCCCGGCGCGAGGCGCGGCATGACCTCGAAGAAGAACACGGTCACGTCCGAATTGGCGAAGGAGCGGTGCGATCCGTCGAAGAACAGGATGTCGCCGGCCTTCAGTTCCTCGAAGATCTTCAGGTCGCAGGCTTCGAGCGGGCTGCGCACGGTCCAGTCGCAGAGGGCGTCGATCTCGCGGCGCGGCATCGGATCGATGGAGGTGATCCGCGTCGGCAACGTCAGGGTATCGATCGCGTGCCGCGCGAAGCAGGTGGAGCAGCCGGAGCCGATCTCGAAGAATCGCGCGGGGCGCTTCCAGGCCAGCATCGTCATCAGCGCGGCGCCGTCGAGGGCGGTGAACCACGTGTTGTTCCAGTGGGGTGTGGCGGCGCCGGCCATTGGGGCGTCGTGCGGGACGCTGTGCAGCAGGTCCGCTTGCGCCTCGAGTTCGGTGAGGAAGCGATCGTAGGCCGCGTGGGACCGGCCGAGCACCGCCTTGAGCTGGCCGTGCGGCGCCCGGCCCGGCGTCCAGCGCGACGACGGCACGACGGGGTAGTAGTCGTGGACCGTGTGGCTCCAGCGGAACGCCTCCCGGCTCGCCCGGAAGATATCCACTCCCGCCCGGCGGCCCGCGCTCCTGACGACGTCCTTCAGCATGATCTGTCCCCGGTTCGGGCGAACAATGCCGGTACTGCAACTTACGGTCGAGTCAGGCGGAACACCTACGCAGTCCGACCTGCGCGCAGGGTTAGGACGCGATGAAAGCGTGGCCTTCGGACCCGCTTCGGATCGGACGGGCCGCCCGCACCGGCCTCGCGGCTGCGGCTGCTCCGCTCAGGCGGCGCTCGGCGCCCGCAAACCCGCCACGAGATCGGTGAAGCGGTCGCCCTGGACGATCA from Methylobacterium radiotolerans JCM 2831 includes the following:
- a CDS encoding class I SAM-dependent methyltransferase gives rise to the protein MLKDVVRSAGRRAGVDIFRASREAFRWSHTVHDYYPVVPSSRWTPGRAPHGQLKAVLGRSHAAYDRFLTELEAQADLLHSVPHDAPMAGAATPHWNNTWFTALDGAALMTMLAWKRPARFFEIGSGCSTCFARHAIDTLTLPTRITSIDPMPRREIDALCDWTVRSPLEACDLKIFEELKAGDILFFDGSHRSFANSDVTVFFFEVMPRLAPGVIVQIHDIFIPDDYPSAWNCRLYNEQYLLAAMLLCGAPPFRVTVPVMYICQDPAMSARVRTVFAARGAGPDIPFLYANDSRTPGASFWFEMTGMPG
- a CDS encoding FAD-binding and (Fe-S)-binding domain-containing protein; the protein is MTEARAHAPTPRAAARLDAGLPRRLAEQLQGEARFDAFTRGRYSTDASIYQIMPAGVVLPRSAADIAATLRIAAEHGAPVILRGGGTSQNGQPIGSGLVVDCSRYFNGVLAYDAEAGTITVEPGMVLERLNTRVKADGWFFPVEPSTATRCTIGGMAGNNSCGARSLRYGKMSDNVLAIEALLHDGEAFGFGLTGNAHPGVNGSDRAAALAARMRGLAEDHRAEIEARYPKVQRRVGGYNLDALIEAQPNLAHLLVGSEGTLAATTAVTLKLSRLPTHRVMGVCHFPSFRAAMETTRHIVGLDPVAVELVDNNVLVLGADIPLFRTTLADITKGKPNCLLLTEFAGDDLATLRRDLERLDACMADHGFPDAVVEVVEPARQRSVWEVREACLNIMMSMKGDAKPVSFIEDCAVPLEHLADYTDAVTEVFTKNGTRGTWYAHASVGCLHVRPILDMKDAGDVRRMRAIAEETSELVRRYKGSYSGEHGDGISRSEFVEPLFGATLTRAFETVKDAFDPDNRLNPGKIVRAPKFDDRSLFRFKPDYTVSAPMKTALDWSDWGGFGSAVEMCNNNGTCRKLAGGAMCPSYRATGEEQHLTRGRANSLRLAISGQLGKDAFTSPEMKRTLDLCVSCKACRRECPTGVDMAKMKIEFLHHYHARHGLPLRERLIAAMPLYAGAAAKLAPLLNLRDRYPALAALSERLAGLSAKRSLPRWRRPWSEQGEPAHAQDVVGDFRDVILFGDTFNRAFERENLEAAERVLRAAGYRLHRIYPSRGRRPLCCGRTWLSAGQTDRARQEARRTLDALLPFLRAGARVVGLEPSCLLTFRDEFAALLPGADSALLAERSFLFEELLATDLTAGRIALPFADQGGRVAHLHGHCHQKSFGAMGSVETVLRAVPGLDLRVIESSCCGMAGAFGYRPESIETSFAMAELSLFPALRAAGPDDLVVADGTSCRHQILDGLGLRAEHVARVLDRALAPRHSIAGHLHIDHRSH
- a CDS encoding GntR family transcriptional regulator; protein product: MNKIEPGIGISRRYLHDEVAERMRELIRSGEMEPKARINEGELTERFGISRTPLREAIKILATEGLLELLPNRGARVASISDGELEEMMEVIAGLEATAGDLACRTITDADIDALVVDHDAMVEAWKAGDEAGYFSHNRRIHEGIMAASRNTILANIYESLSGRIQRSRYSAHQTPEQWARAVSEHERMIALLRARDGAALAVLMREHIRGKKSVIAANYGAAETA